The window TAATTTTCGATCCAATGAGCGGATTTCATCTCGAATAATGGCGGCCTTTTCAAATTCTTCGTTTGCAATTAAATCCTGCAGCTGTAGCTTTAACTCACCAATATTTTTCATAATATGCATGGTACCGCCAATTCTTTTAGGAATTTTACCATTGTGAGAAGAGTTTCCACTATGAAGCCTTTTATAAATTGGCTTTAATTGATTTTTAAACGTAGTGTAACAATTTGAACAGCCGAATCGACCAGTTTTTACGAATTGGGGAAATGTCATTTTACAATGCTCACACTGTAAAATCTCCTGTTTTTCAAACGGATTATCTTGTGCCTTTTTGATTTTTGGCTCTATATTAAACAAACCCGCCAATATATTATTAATCGAGAACCCCGATGGATTTGCAAGCATAAACATTTCGCCTTTTTCGGAAGCACACTTTTCGCAAAGGTGAAATTCCTCTTTTTGACCATTCACTATTTTTGTAAAATGAAGTGTTGCCGGTCGCTGATTACATTCCTGACATACCATGGTATCCACCTCTTTACGATCCTAATCATTTATTTATATTTTAATGTCTGAAGCATTGCTTTCAACATTCTTGCTCGAAGTTCGTCACGGTGAGGGAGATCAATATATAAAACAGATCGATCAATTACACTAAGCATTATTCTAGCTTCCCTGTCCGTAATAATCCCTTCATCAACAATTCGAAATATAACATCTTCCGCACTGCTTTGAGTTACTCGGGCATGAATAAGGTTCATCAATTGATCAATTAAATCCGCGTGATCATATGATTGAACCTTCATAATTCGAATATAACCTCCGCCACCGCGCTTACTTTCAACAACATAGCCTTTTTCGATTGTAAATCGTGTATTTATTACATAATTAATTTGTGAAGGAACGCATTGGAATTTATCGGCTATTTCATTGCGCTTGATCTCTACTAAATCTTTCTCACTCATCTCTAAGACTTGTTTTAAGTAGTTTTCAATAATATCCGAGATGTTTCTCACCAAGCTTCCTCCTTTCTGACTTTGACTATATTTGACTTTTATTATACATGATTTGCGCTGCTTCTGGCAAATAATCAGACTTTAGTAATTTTCCCATATTTACTTCTTCTCAAACCCGATGTGAGGTGAATTTATTATGATTGAGGCAGTTCGTTATATGTATATGTTAAATGATGATAAAAGAACCAAAAAAACCGCATACAATCGATTGCATGCAGTGTTTTATATGATTTTGACTTTTCATTTAGATAAAACACAAAAAAAAGAGTACCCATTCGGATACCCTCTTGCTTGGCGACGTCCTACTCTCACAGGGGCAAAGCCCCAACTACCATCGGCGCTGAGAAGCTTAACTTCCGTGTTCGGGATGGGAACGGGTGTGACCTTCTCGCTATCGTCACCAAACTATTTGGTTTGAGGACTTGTTCCCTCAAAACTAGATAATGCTGAAGAAAAAGGACGAGTAATCAACATTGTTGAATCGAGCTGCGGCGCCTAGGAGCTCGAGGTCTTAAGCCATGCTGTCAAGAAGGTTAAAGAACAACCTTCTCGACAGCCCGACTTAAGCTTGTCGCTCCTGGCAAGGCGCCTCCGCATCTAAATTTGGTTAAGTCCTCGACCGATTAGTATTTGTCAGCTCCACGTGTCACCACGCTTCCACCCCAAACCTATCAACCTGATCANGGCTACGCATCGTCGCCTTGGTGAGCCGTTACCTCACCAACTAGCTAATGCGCC of the Bacillus tuaregi genome contains:
- a CDS encoding CtsR family transcriptional regulator → MVRNISDIIENYLKQVLEMSEKDLVEIKRNEIADKFQCVPSQINYVINTRFTIEKGYVVESKRGGGGYIRIMKVQSYDHADLIDQLMNLIHARVTQSSAEDVIFRIVDEGIITDREARIMLSVIDRSVLYIDLPHRDELRARMLKAMLQTLKYK
- a CDS encoding UvrB/UvrC motif-containing protein, whose protein sequence is MVCQECNQRPATLHFTKIVNGQKEEFHLCEKCASEKGEMFMLANPSGFSINNILAGLFNIEPKIKKAQDNPFEKQEILQCEHCKMTFPQFVKTGRFGCSNCYTTFKNQLKPIYKRLHSGNSSHNGKIPKRIGGTMHIMKNIGELKLQLQDLIANEEFEKAAIIRDEIRSLDRKLDETARGGE